The Primulina tabacum isolate GXHZ01 chromosome 16, ASM2559414v2, whole genome shotgun sequence genome window below encodes:
- the LOC142528821 gene encoding LOW QUALITY PROTEIN: CRS2-associated factor 1, chloroplastic (The sequence of the model RefSeq protein was modified relative to this genomic sequence to represent the inferred CDS: inserted 2 bases in 1 codon), whose protein sequence is MAVKSVAQFPLFSPPLLQPQPHRPSTEIRLSRWNNANAEKFIRHERTQKELEDKLRFRKRFDSAHSIAHNYNPAHPQPTIFKSTGTPSSPSSPSIPGKASKYSKPPTHPAFEPLSKPIKFPIKANEPQTYQRRPNFRIDENGLSYEMPEAPFLYQYSYTETPKVKPLRLREPLVSPFGPETMAKPWMGRRPLPPSKKKLPEFDSFKLPPPHKKGVKPVQAPGPFLQGSGPKYVRSREEIIGDPLTKEEIDLLIQGAKKSERQLNIGRDGLTHNMLDNIHAHWKRRRVCKIKCKGVCTVDMNNVCQQLEEKTGGKIIYNRGGVIYLFRGRNYNYRSRPRFPLMLWKPVTPVYPRLIQRVPEGLTLEEATEMRNRGGDLIPICKLAKNGVYCDLVNNIREAFEACELVRINCQGLNPSDYRKVGAKLKDLVPCVLISFEHEHILVWRGKEWISSLDEPIDCPKGSKKVLGAALGSSSGVLSALMTEENVDNLNTGSFPIYSKEESTEIGNENVSEVSNIASPPVSTQKGIEDLEESSCIEKEILFGDLAESRMKPEGTNYGGIALEFSSAVPQPNDLLNNTINTKDLVISSMPWTEGVILLRDQAVESGMAIILDDQSLDADIIFQKSVDYGKNAPTGPAFRRRPKKVSVEKVEEQGGDNSEPRETPGVLDXTEITVSGRRNERKNGRNEKMKDLKSDYSSIVPRGTLRVDELAKLLA, encoded by the exons ATGGCAGTGAAATCGGTAGCCCAATTTCCATTGTTTTCCCCACCGCTCCTCCAACCTCAGCCCCACCGCCCGTCCACTGAAATCCGCCTCTCCAGGTGGAACAACGCCAACGCCGAGAAATTCATCCGCCATGAACGCACCCAGAAGGAACTCGAGGATAAGCTCCGCTTCCGGAAGCGATTCGACTCTGCCCACAGCATCGCTCACAATTACAACCCTGCCCATCCCCAACCCACTATCTTCAAGTCTACAGGAACTCCATCCTCCCCTTCTTCTCCATCTATTCCTGGAAAAGCCTCGAAATATTCAAAACCTCCTACCCACCCTGCCTTTGAACCACTCTCGAAACCCATAAAATTCCCCATTAAAGCAAACGAACCCCAAACGTATCAGCGCCGCCCCAATTTCAGAATTGATGAGAACGGGCTTTCTTATGAAATGCCGGAGGCGCCGTTTTTGTATCAGTACAGTTACACCGAAACACCGAAGGTGAAACCATTGAGGCTGCGGGAACCACTGGTGTCACCTTTCGGACCAGAGACAATGGCTAAGCCGTGGATGGGCCGGAGGCCGCTTCCGCCCAGCAAGAAGAAGCTTCCGGAGTTTGATTCGTTTAAGCTGCCGCCGCCCCATAAGAAGGGTGTTAAGCCAGTGCAGGCGCCGGGGCCGTTTCTCCAGGGTTCTGGGCCAAAGTACGTGAGGTCCCGAGAGGAGATAATTGGGGATCCCTTGACGAAGGAGGAAATTGATTTGCTCATTCAAGGGGCTAAGAAATCGGAGCGCCAACTGAATATAG GGAGAGATGGACTGACACATAACATGTTAGACAATATCCATGCTCATTGGAAGCGTCGAAGGGTGTGCAAAATAAAATGCAAGGGAGTATGCACTGTGGATATGAACAATGTGTGCCAACAGTTGGAG GAAAAAACTGGAGGAAAGATTATATACAACAGAGGTGGTGTGATCTACCTTTTTCGTGGAAGAAACTACAATTATAGATCTCGTCCTCGATTTCCTCTGATGTTATGGAAACCTGTCACCCCAGTGTACCCTAGGTTGATTCAACGCGTTCCTGAAGGTTTGACTTTAGAAGAAGCTACTGAGATGCGGAATAGGGGGGGTGATCTAATACCAATATGCAAGCTTG CAAAAAATGGTGTTTATTGTGACCTTGTCAATAATATCCGAGAAGCATTTGAAGCCTGTGAACTTGTGCGAATCAATTGCCAAGGATTGAACCCAAGTGACTACCGAAAAGTAGGGGCCAAGCTCAAG GATCTTGTCCCATGTGTGCTAATCTCCTTTGAACACGAACATATACTCGTATGGAGAGGCAAAGAATGGATATCGTCCCTAGATGAACCCATAGATTGTCCAAAGGGATCAAAGAAAGTTCTAGGCGCTGCTTTAGGATCATCATCAGGTGTTTTGAGTGCATTAATGACGGAGGAAAACGTCGACAATCTCAACACGGGCTCATTTCCTATTTATAGCAAGGAGGAATCAACTGAAATTGGAAATGAGAATGTCTCTGAAGTTTCGAATATAGCTTCTCCACCAGTTTCGACCCAGAAgggcattgaagatttggaagaATCTTCCTGCATCGAGAAGGAAATATTATTTGGTGATTTAGCAGAGTCAAGAATGAAACCAGAAGGCACTAATTACGGTGGAATAGCATTGGAATTTTCATCTGCAGTTCCCCAACCGAATGATCTGTTGAATAACACAATAAATACCAAAGATCTGGTTATATCAAGCATGCCTTGGACAGAAGGAGTTATACTCCTCAGAGATCAAGCTGTTGAAAGTGGGATGGCGATTATCTTGGATGATCAAAGCTTAGATGCTGACATTATTTTTCAAAAGTCTGTTGATTATGGGAAGAATGCTCCAACAGGGCCTGCTTTTAGACGGCGACCTAAGAAAGTATCGGTTGAGAAAGTCGAGGAACAAGGCGGTGATAATTCAGAGCCTAGAGAGACTCCAGGGGTTTTGGA GACAGAAATTACCGTATCAGGCAGGAGAAATGAAAGAAAGAATGGGAGAAACGAAAAGATGAAAGATCTTAAATCGGATTATTCCAGTATAGTTCCTCGGGGAACCTTGCGAGTCGATGAACTTGCGAAATTGCTAGCTTGA
- the LOC142529260 gene encoding uncharacterized protein LOC142529260 has protein sequence MHVQNLPSVSITFFAWSLSEVIRYSHYALNLTGSTSKWITLMRYNAFIFLYPIGVFPGEMWLMYEALPFIKKKKLYADHLPFSYYNFGVLLLFCYPFLWLKLYLHLFKQRRSKLDKSKRRHT, from the exons ATGCATGTGCAGAATCTACCATCCGTTTCCATTACTTTCTTTGCTTGGAGCCTATCTGAG GTGATCAGATATTCACATTATGCGTTGAATTTAACCGGAAGTACTTCAAAGTGGATCACTTTAATGAG GTACAATGCGTTTATTTTCTTGTATCCCATTGGAGTGTTTCCCGGTGAGA TGTGGCTAATGTACGAAGCTCTGCCCtttataaaaaagaaaaagctcTATGCAGACCACCTCCCATTTAGCTATTATAACTTTGGCGTG TTGCTGCTTTTTTGCTATCCATTTTTGTGGTTGAAACTCTACCTTCATTTATTCAAGCAAAGGCGTTCGAAACTCGATAAAAGCAAGAGGAGGCATACCTGA